One window from the genome of Pempheris klunzingeri isolate RE-2024b chromosome 7, fPemKlu1.hap1, whole genome shotgun sequence encodes:
- the nelfb gene encoding negative elongation factor B: MFAGLPELGISNGEDLKETLTNCTEPLKAIDQFQMENGILLPTLQSALPFLDLHGTPRLEFHQSVFDELREKLMERVATIAEGKEDDRYGKLEELLEKSFPLVKMPSIQPVVMQVLKHLPKVPEKKLKMVMADKELYKVCAVEVKRQIWQDNQALFGDEVSPLLKQYIVEKEAALFSSDLSILHNFFSPSPKTRRQGEVVLKLTQMIGKNVKLYDMVLQFLRTLFLRTRNVHYCTLRAELLMSLHDLDISEICSVDPCHKFTWCLDACIREKFVDGKRARELQGFLDGVKKGQEQVLGDLSMILCDPFACNTLVLSIMRNLQELLSQDALPRDSPDLMLLLRMLSLGQGAWDMIDSQVFKEPRLDLEVVTRFLPAMMSVVVDDHTFNVEQKLPSEEKSSLSYPTTLPDAFNRYLQDNRVACEMGLYYVLHIAKLRNKNALQRLLPALVETYNDMAFGDIFLHLLTGHLTLLSDEFGSEDFCSVVFDGFLLTSFSSKENVHRHTLRMLLHLHHKVLPSCMETLLKTLEPPKQSSEPVKELYTQLTEKLEAQKKSPPLPDETPSLDLGLHPVTVPTTASTPTTPL; this comes from the exons atgtTCGCGGGGCTGCCTGAGCTCGGGATATCCAACGGAGAGGATCTTAAAGAGACTCTCACCAACTGCACAGAGCCTCTGAAAGCCATCGACCAGTTTCAG ATGGAAAATGGCATCCTGCTGCCAACCCTCCAGTCTGCTCTTCCCTTCCTCGACCTCCATGGAACGCCTCGGCTGGAGTTCCACCAGTCTGTCTTTGATGAACTTCGAGAGAAGCTGATGGAGCGAGTCGCCACCATAGCGGAGGGCAAGGAGGACGACCG GTATGGGAAGCTGGaagagctgctggagaagaGCTTTCCTCTCGTCAAAATGCCGTCCATTCAACCAGTAGTAATGCAGGTGCTGAAGCATCTACCCAAG GTGCCAGAGAAGAAACTGAAGATGGTGATGGCCGACAAGGAACTGTACAAGGTGTGTGCCGTGGAGGTGAAAAGGCAGATCTGGCAGGACAACCAGGCTTTGTTTGGGGATGAAGTGTCACCCCTCCTAAAGCAGTACATTGTAGAGAAGGAAGCAGCTCTGTTCAGCAGCGACCTTTCCATCCTGCACAATTTCTTCAGCCCTTCTCCCAAAACACGGCGCCAAGGCGAG GTGGTCCTAAAGCTGACCCAGATGATCGGGAAGAATGTGAAGCTGTACGACATGGTGCTGCAGTTTTTACGAACACTCTTCCTGCGGACGCGGAACGTCCACTACTGCACGCTGAGGGCAGAGCTGCTGATGTCTCTTCACGATCTGGACATCAGTGAGATCTGCTCCGTAGACCCCTGCCATAAG tTCACTTGGTGTTTAGACGCATGCATCCGGGAGAAGTTTGTGGACGGCAAGCGAGCCAGAGAGCTGCAAGGTTTCCTGGATGGAGTGAAGAAAGGGCAAGAGCAAGTCCTCGG AGACCTGTCCATGATCCTTTGTGACCCGTTCGCCTGTAACACCCTGGTCCTGAGTATCATGAGGAACCTGCAAGAGCTGCTGAGTCAGGACGCTTTACCCAGG GACAGTCCAGacctgatgctgctgctgaggatgctGTCGCTGGGCCAGGGAGCATGGGACATGATTGACAGCCAGGTCTTTAAAGAGCCTCGATTG GATTTGGAGGTGGTGACTCGCTTCCTGCCCGCCATGATGTCAGTGGTTGTTGACGATCACACCTTCAATGTAGAACAGAAGCTTCCCAGTGAGGAGAAGAGTTCGCTGTCATACCCCACCACCCTGCCAGACGCCTTCAACAG gtACCTCCAGGACAACAGGGTGGCCTGTGAAATGGGTCTCTACTACGTCCTCCACATTGCCAAATTGAGGAACAAGAATGCCTTACAGAGGTTGCTGCCTGCCCTGG TGGAGACCTACAATGACATGGCCTTCGGGGACATCTTCCTGCACCTGCTGACGGGACACCTGACCCTGCTGTCTGATGAGTTTGGATCAGAAGACTTTTGCTCAGTTGTATTTGATGGCTTCCTTCTGACTTCCTTTTCCAG TAAGGAGAACGTCCACAGACACACCCTCCGGATGTTGCTGCACCTCCACCACAAAGTGCTACCATCATGCATGGAAACCTTGCTGAAAACTCTTGAACCTCCAAAACAG AGCAGCGAGCCGGTGAAGGAGCTGTACACCCAGCTGACGGAGAAGCTGGAGGCCCAAAAGAAGAGCCCTCCACTCCCAGATGAAACTCCATCCCTGGATCTAGGGCTGCACCCTGTGACTGTCCCCACCACCGCCTCCACCCCAACCACGCCTCTTTGA
- the LOC139204481 gene encoding P2Y purinoceptor 2 has product MEPLVVSSQLGNRSNDSGSCLGETQHVSITVLLCLVFFLGFLLNTFSLWVFCCRCPCWTSGTTLQFHLALSDAIATPVTPMMAVYFTMGNDWTFGWFLCQVKIALLSAHFYGSTIFLTLISIHRYTVVVRFNRSSRMKRNEFVRKLCAGVWSLLLLQALIYAFMLPPSKEGGNSQCLSIHQKNLTDAYFVINFILFIFGFLLPLLVSAICYSRLASTLTRLNISTAKGLKVKVKSQRMIGVCLLIFGLCFLPLNVVRTVAVVLKKYYPWQCHVLLHIETAYYATWILAGINSCLDPLLYCFGSQKFRDAFQSIRIRKQGDGVDKSDSEITANQ; this is encoded by the coding sequence ATGGAGCCTCTGGTGGTTTCTTCACAGCTTGGTAACCGCAGCAATGACTCTGGATCTTGCCTTGGGGAGACCCAGCACGtgtccatcactgtcctcctgTGCCTGGTCTTCTTCCTGGGCTTCCTCCTCAACACCTTCAGTCTCTGGGTCTTCTGCTGCCGGTGTCCCTGCTGGACCTCTGGAACAACACTGCAGTTCCACCTGGCCCTCAGCGACGCCATTGCCACCCCGGTCACTCCTATGATGGCAGTGTACTTCACCATGGGGAACGACTGGACCTTCGGTTGGTTCCTGTGCCAAGTCAAGATTGCCCTGCTCAGTGCACATTTTTATGGCAGCACCATATTCCTCACCCTCATCAGTATCCATCGGTACACTGTCGTGGTGCGCTTCAACAGAAGCTCCCGCATGAAACGGAACGAGTTTGTCAGGAAGCTGTGCGCAGGAGTTTGGTCTTTGCTACTGCTCCAGGCTCTGATCTATGCTTTCATGCTTCCTCCAAGTAAAGAGGGCGGTAACAGTCAATGCCTCTCCATCCATCAGAAGAACCTGACAGATGCCTATTTTGTCATTaacttcatcctcttcatcttcgGGTTTCTACTCCCTTTGCTGGTGTCGGCCATTTGCTACAGTCGTCTGGCAAGCACCTTGACTCGCCTCAACATCAGCACAGCTAAAGGTCTGAAAGTCAAGGTGAAGTCCCAGAGGATGataggtgtgtgtctgctgatatTCGGGCTGTGCTTCCTGCCACTGAATGTGGTAAGAACCGTGGCAGTGGTTCTAAAGAAGTACTACCCGTGGCAATGCCACGTTCTTCTGCACATCGAGACAGCGTATTATGCCACCTGGATTTTAGCAGGAATCAACAGCTGCCTGGATCCACTGctgtactgttttggttcacaaAAATTTCGAGATGCATTCCAGTCCATCAGGATCAGGAAGCAGGGAGACGGCGTGGACAAAAGTGACTCAGAAATAACAGCAAATCAGTGA
- the LOC139203911 gene encoding ectonucleoside triphosphate diphosphohydrolase 2-like: MYGIVLDAGSSHTSMYVYKWPADKQNGTGIVTQHSECHAIGGGISSYAGVRGGAAGSLEACLEQAKKDIPKFRHHQTPLYLGATAGMRLLNLVNATESRLILREVENKLRSYPFKFKEATILSGQEEGVYGWVTVNYLLENFVKYSFAGRWLNPDRETIGALDLGGASTQITFETSEEVEDKDNVMELELYRQTYRLYTQSFLCYGQDQFLRKLLAHFITTQHVKPQVSHPCYPQRFNTSVKLADVFDSPCTKKYRPVQFNPQMSVSVVGTGDYQTCLDNIKKMFSFHSCSYSKCSFDGIFQPSVRGNFMAFSAFFFTHSYINRLTNISITSPSRLKEAIRLVCNMTMSEMTKKTKQSEKYMKNVCAVSNFVQVLLTQGYGFDEHSLPSISFQKKAGGASVGWALGCMLSLSGIVPAEKPGIMKALPSGPWTAILFLFIALLLFAMGSLVVLNSKCESEEGMV, from the exons ATG TATGGAATAGTTCTGGACGCGGGCTCATCCCACACCTCCATGTACGTCTACAAATGGCCGGCTGACAAGCAAAATGGCACTGGTATTGTTACCCAGCACAGCGAGTGTCATGCAATAG GTGGAGGGATATCCAGCTATGCAGGTGTACGTGGTGGTGCGGCAGGAAGTCTGGAGGCCTGTCTGGAACAAGCTAAAAAGGATATCCCCAAATTCAGACACCATCAAACTCCACTTTATCTGGGAGCGACGGCGGGCATGAGGCTCTTGAA CCTAGTCAATGCCACTGAGTCTCGGCTGATACTGAGGGAGGTGGAAAACAAACTGCGGTCTTACCCTTTCAAATTCAAAGAGGCAACCATCCTGAgtggacaggaggagggggtgtaCGGCTGGGTCACAGTCAACTACTTACTGGAAAACTTCGTCAAG TATAGTTTTGCCGGACGTTGGCTGAATCCAGACAGGGAGACCATTGGAGCTTTGGATTTAGGCGGGGCTTCCACTCAGATTACTTTTGAGACttcagaggaggtggaggacaagGACAATGTGATGGAGCTTGAGCTTTACAGACAAACCTACCGACTCTACACCCAGAGCTTCCTGTGCTATGGCCAAGATCAGTTCCTGAGGAAACTGCTGGCTCATTTTATCACG ACTCAACATGTGAAGCCCCAAGTGTCCCATCCCTGCTATCCCCAACGGTTTAACACATCTGTGAAGTTGGCTGACGTCTTTGACTCTCCGTGCACTAAGAAGTACAGACCGGTGCAGTTTAATCCCCAGATGTCTGTGTCAGTAGTGGGCACAGGAGACTATCAGACCTGCCTGGACAACATAAAAAAGATGTTCTCCTTCCACAGCTGCTCTTACTCCAAGTGCTCATTTGATGGCATCTTCCAGCCCAGTGTGAGAGGAAACTTCATG GCATTCTCTGCCTTCTTCTTCACTCACAGCTACATCAACCGCCTCACCAACATCTCTATCACGTCCCCCAGTCGACTGAAGGAGGCAATCCGACTCGTCTGCAACATGACCATGTCTGAG ATGACGAAAAAGACAAAGCAGTCagagaaatacatgaaaaatgtcTGCGCCGTCTCCAATTTCGTCCAAGTCCTCTTGACGCAGGGCTACGGCTTCGATGAGCACTCCCTCCCTTCCATCTCTTTTCAGAAAAAG gcaGGGGGAGCATCTGTGGGCTGGGCTTTGGGGTGCATGCTGAGTCTGAGCGGTATAGTACCAGCAGAGAAACCTGGAATAATGAAGGCTCTGCCCTCAGGACCCTGGACTGccattctcttcctcttcatcgcCCTGCTCCTCTTTGCAATGGGAAGCCTAGTGGTGCTCAACAGTAAGTGCGAAAGTGAAGAAGGCATGGTTTAA